One part of the Malus sylvestris chromosome 2, drMalSylv7.2, whole genome shotgun sequence genome encodes these proteins:
- the LOC126602588 gene encoding uncharacterized protein LOC126602588 — translation MGFKLDIRYMLEVPRIILNNPHSKFYTQSLKEHLGQYFEQLNVPQEFSMDDKLSKLLELTDFYIEITNEGFLIQALNYGKSFNDQEEIGAGIEEQSATHSRPWEKAAHADLIIPPEPSATHVHVPPKPFPQSLQKDMSLSNTLLETGQMTTNTIYVVELVGPAIQACKFKENLGESYKQTMIHKETKKKLNGNLILHQEIRPMQKLWVLNTRFKSVRRRRKRCWKGYYFITTFHSCRRANMKDSTTSLKHIIDKHHLIPCLLLLYDAIKEWLITRE, via the exons atgGGTTTCAAGTTAGATATACGttatatgttggaggttccaa gaattattttaaataatccccATTCAAAGTTCTACACTCAAAGTTTGAAAGAGCATCTTGGGCAGTATTTTGAGCAGCTTAATGTGCCACAAGAGTTTTCAATGGATGACAAGCTCTCTAAATTGTTGGAATTAACTGACTTTTACATTGAAATAACCAATGAAGGATTTCTTATTCAAGCATTAAATTATGGGAAGAGCTTTAATGATCAAGAGGAGATTGGTGCAGGAATTGAAGAGCAATCTGCCACCCATTCACGTCCATGGGAGAAAGCAGCACATGCTGATCTTATAATCCCACCAGAACCGAGTGCTACCCATGTTCATGTGCCACCAAAACCTTTCCCACAAAGCCTGCAGAAAGACATGAGT CTCTCTAACACACTGTTAGAGACAGGGCAGATGACTACTAACACAATTTATGTTGTTGAATTGGTCGGTCCAGCAATACAAGCAtgcaaatttaaagaaaatctaGGGGAGTCATACAAGCAAACTATGATCCACaaggaaacaaagaaaaagcttAATGGCAACCTAATTCTTCATCAAGAAATTCGGCCAATGCAGAAATTGTGGGTGTTAAATACAAGGTTTAAGTCAGTTCGACGAAGACGTAAACGCTGCTGGAAGGGATACTATTTTATTACAACATTTCATTCATGTAGAAGGGCTAATATGAAGGATTCAACCACTTCCCTGAAACACATAATTGACAAACATCATCTCATTCCGTGCCTACTGTTGTTGTATGATGCTATCAAGGAGTGGTTGATTACAAGAGAATAA
- the LOC126609816 gene encoding 26S proteasome regulatory subunit 8 homolog A-like isoform X2 produces MAAEDKGVADGIKSFLREQIASVIHQGTEKLPRISRLYAEARMLNNQELRLLEQRPSYVGVFIRLIERNKALVLVRQRGKYAVNIDRNIDVTMLEPLMRVALRPETYALHVILPRKVDPLVNVLKVENVPDSTYEMIGGLDKQIQEIKEVIELPLKHPELFERLGIAEPKGVLLYGPPGTGKTVVARAVAHHTDCTFIRLSGSELVQKYIGQGAMMVRALFLMARLHAPSIIFMDEIDSIGSARMGSGSGKGDSEVQRTMLELLNQLDGFEATSRVKVLMATNRVDMLDPALLRPGRIDRKVKFPNPNEQSRLEILNIHARKMNLMRGIDLKKVAEKIKGASGAELKSVCTEAGMFALRERRIHVTQEDFEMAVAKVMKTETKNMSLRKLWN; encoded by the exons ATGGCTGCGGAGGACAAAGGAGTAGCAGATGGTATCAAATCGTTCCTTCGCGAACAAATTGCAAGCGTCATACATCAAGGGACCGAAAAGCTTCCCCGTATCAGTCGCCTCTATGCTGAAGCCCGCATGCTCAACAATCAAG AACTCCGGCTGCTGGAGCAGCGTCCATCTTATGTTGGTGTGTTTATAAGATTAATCGAGAGGAACAAGGCTTTGGTTTTG GTTCGCCAAAGAGGAAAATATGCTGTTAATATTGATAGAAATATTGATGTCACAATGCTCGAACCATTAATGAGAGTTGCTCTCCGCCCTGAGACCTATGCTCTTCATGTAATACTGCCAAGAAAAGTTGATCCTCTTGTCAATGTTTTGAAAGTTGAAAATGTTCCTGATTCTACTTATGAAATGATTGGTGGTCTGGATAAGCAAATCCAAGAAATAAAAGAG GTCATTGAACTTCCACTTAAACATCCTGAATTGTTTGAGCGTCTTGGTATAGCGGAACCAAAG GGCGTCCTGCTTTATGGACCACCTGGTACTGGGAAAACAGTGGTGGCTCGGGCTGTGGCTCATCATACAGACTGTACTTTCATAAGGCTTTCTGGTTCCGAGTTAGTCCAAAAGTACATTGGGCAAGGTGCTATGATGGTTAGAGCACTTTTTCTCATGGCTAG GCTGCATGCTCCATCTATCATTTTTATGGATGAAATTGACAGTATTGGATCTGCTCGTATGGGATCTGGTAGTGGGAAAGGAGACAGTGAGGTGCAGCGGACTATGCTAGAGCTTCTCAACCAACTGGATGGATTTGAGGCAACAAGCAGGGTAAAG GTTTTAATGGCCACAAATCGTGTTGATATGCTGGATCCAGCGCTCCTCAGGCCAGGACGAATTGACAGGAAGGTTAAATTTCCAAATCCTAATGAACAG TCTCGGTTGGAAATCTTGAACATACATGCACGGAAAATGAATTTAATGCGAGGCATTGATTTGAAGAAGGTTGCAGAGAAGATAAAAGGTGCATCTGGTGCAGAGCTGAAG TCAGTTTGCACAGAAGCAGGGATGTTTGCTTTGAGGGAGAGGAGGATTCATGTGACACAGGAAGATTTTGAGATGGCAGTTGCCAAGGTAATGAAGACGGAGACCAAGAACATGTCGTTGCGGAAGTTATGGAACTAA
- the LOC126609816 gene encoding 26S proteasome regulatory subunit 8 homolog A-like isoform X3 → MAAEDKGVADGIKSFLREQIASVIHQGTEKLPRISRLYAEARMLNNQVKFLKQELRLLEQRPSYVGVFIRLIERNKALVLVRQRGKYAVNIDRNIDVTMLEPLMRVALRPETYALHVILPRKVDPLVNVLKVENVPDSTYEMIGGLDKQIQEIKEVIELPLKHPELFERLGIAEPKGVLLYGPPGTGKTVVARAVAHHTDCTFIRLSGSELVQKYIGQGAMMVRALFLMARLHAPSIIFMDEIDSIGSARMGSGSGKGDSEVQRTMLELLNQLDGFEATSRVKVLMATNRVDMLDPALLRPGRIDRKSRLEILNIHARKMNLMRGIDLKKVAEKIKGASGAELKSVCTEAGMFALRERRIHVTQEDFEMAVAKVMKTETKNMSLRKLWN, encoded by the exons ATGGCTGCGGAGGACAAAGGAGTAGCAGATGGTATCAAATCGTTCCTTCGCGAACAAATTGCAAGCGTCATACATCAAGGGACCGAAAAGCTTCCCCGTATCAGTCGCCTCTATGCTGAAGCCCGCATGCTCAACAATCAAG TGAAATTTCTTAAGCAAGAACTCCGGCTGCTGGAGCAGCGTCCATCTTATGTTGGTGTGTTTATAAGATTAATCGAGAGGAACAAGGCTTTGGTTTTG GTTCGCCAAAGAGGAAAATATGCTGTTAATATTGATAGAAATATTGATGTCACAATGCTCGAACCATTAATGAGAGTTGCTCTCCGCCCTGAGACCTATGCTCTTCATGTAATACTGCCAAGAAAAGTTGATCCTCTTGTCAATGTTTTGAAAGTTGAAAATGTTCCTGATTCTACTTATGAAATGATTGGTGGTCTGGATAAGCAAATCCAAGAAATAAAAGAG GTCATTGAACTTCCACTTAAACATCCTGAATTGTTTGAGCGTCTTGGTATAGCGGAACCAAAG GGCGTCCTGCTTTATGGACCACCTGGTACTGGGAAAACAGTGGTGGCTCGGGCTGTGGCTCATCATACAGACTGTACTTTCATAAGGCTTTCTGGTTCCGAGTTAGTCCAAAAGTACATTGGGCAAGGTGCTATGATGGTTAGAGCACTTTTTCTCATGGCTAG GCTGCATGCTCCATCTATCATTTTTATGGATGAAATTGACAGTATTGGATCTGCTCGTATGGGATCTGGTAGTGGGAAAGGAGACAGTGAGGTGCAGCGGACTATGCTAGAGCTTCTCAACCAACTGGATGGATTTGAGGCAACAAGCAGGGTAAAG GTTTTAATGGCCACAAATCGTGTTGATATGCTGGATCCAGCGCTCCTCAGGCCAGGACGAATTGACAGGAAG TCTCGGTTGGAAATCTTGAACATACATGCACGGAAAATGAATTTAATGCGAGGCATTGATTTGAAGAAGGTTGCAGAGAAGATAAAAGGTGCATCTGGTGCAGAGCTGAAG TCAGTTTGCACAGAAGCAGGGATGTTTGCTTTGAGGGAGAGGAGGATTCATGTGACACAGGAAGATTTTGAGATGGCAGTTGCCAAGGTAATGAAGACGGAGACCAAGAACATGTCGTTGCGGAAGTTATGGAACTAA
- the LOC126609816 gene encoding 26S proteasome regulatory subunit 8 homolog A-like isoform X1, with the protein MAAEDKGVADGIKSFLREQIASVIHQGTEKLPRISRLYAEARMLNNQVKFLKQELRLLEQRPSYVGVFIRLIERNKALVLVRQRGKYAVNIDRNIDVTMLEPLMRVALRPETYALHVILPRKVDPLVNVLKVENVPDSTYEMIGGLDKQIQEIKEVIELPLKHPELFERLGIAEPKGVLLYGPPGTGKTVVARAVAHHTDCTFIRLSGSELVQKYIGQGAMMVRALFLMARLHAPSIIFMDEIDSIGSARMGSGSGKGDSEVQRTMLELLNQLDGFEATSRVKVLMATNRVDMLDPALLRPGRIDRKVKFPNPNEQSRLEILNIHARKMNLMRGIDLKKVAEKIKGASGAELKSVCTEAGMFALRERRIHVTQEDFEMAVAKVMKTETKNMSLRKLWN; encoded by the exons ATGGCTGCGGAGGACAAAGGAGTAGCAGATGGTATCAAATCGTTCCTTCGCGAACAAATTGCAAGCGTCATACATCAAGGGACCGAAAAGCTTCCCCGTATCAGTCGCCTCTATGCTGAAGCCCGCATGCTCAACAATCAAG TGAAATTTCTTAAGCAAGAACTCCGGCTGCTGGAGCAGCGTCCATCTTATGTTGGTGTGTTTATAAGATTAATCGAGAGGAACAAGGCTTTGGTTTTG GTTCGCCAAAGAGGAAAATATGCTGTTAATATTGATAGAAATATTGATGTCACAATGCTCGAACCATTAATGAGAGTTGCTCTCCGCCCTGAGACCTATGCTCTTCATGTAATACTGCCAAGAAAAGTTGATCCTCTTGTCAATGTTTTGAAAGTTGAAAATGTTCCTGATTCTACTTATGAAATGATTGGTGGTCTGGATAAGCAAATCCAAGAAATAAAAGAG GTCATTGAACTTCCACTTAAACATCCTGAATTGTTTGAGCGTCTTGGTATAGCGGAACCAAAG GGCGTCCTGCTTTATGGACCACCTGGTACTGGGAAAACAGTGGTGGCTCGGGCTGTGGCTCATCATACAGACTGTACTTTCATAAGGCTTTCTGGTTCCGAGTTAGTCCAAAAGTACATTGGGCAAGGTGCTATGATGGTTAGAGCACTTTTTCTCATGGCTAG GCTGCATGCTCCATCTATCATTTTTATGGATGAAATTGACAGTATTGGATCTGCTCGTATGGGATCTGGTAGTGGGAAAGGAGACAGTGAGGTGCAGCGGACTATGCTAGAGCTTCTCAACCAACTGGATGGATTTGAGGCAACAAGCAGGGTAAAG GTTTTAATGGCCACAAATCGTGTTGATATGCTGGATCCAGCGCTCCTCAGGCCAGGACGAATTGACAGGAAGGTTAAATTTCCAAATCCTAATGAACAG TCTCGGTTGGAAATCTTGAACATACATGCACGGAAAATGAATTTAATGCGAGGCATTGATTTGAAGAAGGTTGCAGAGAAGATAAAAGGTGCATCTGGTGCAGAGCTGAAG TCAGTTTGCACAGAAGCAGGGATGTTTGCTTTGAGGGAGAGGAGGATTCATGTGACACAGGAAGATTTTGAGATGGCAGTTGCCAAGGTAATGAAGACGGAGACCAAGAACATGTCGTTGCGGAAGTTATGGAACTAA